One part of the Candidatus Mancarchaeum acidiphilum genome encodes these proteins:
- a CDS encoding M1 family metallopeptidase gives MAEVTNLLTGSIKPINYKLVFKPDFNKFTYMGDEEIEVNISKSTDRIAVNCREIAIKEAMVESGKKSYSVKLKYNKLNETVELGLPKKIKGGAVIKIKFIGSNNDKMYGFYRSSYTYNGRQEYMLSSQFEAGDARAAFPCFDQPDMKATFDISFLIPKEFDAISNMPQKSVVNKGANKIVSFRRTPLMSTYLVYLGVGKFDYVNGSLGDLPIRVVTQKGKKPYASMALEYCRKFVDFYANYFGIPYPMPKLDLITVPDFSAGAMENWGAITFRDTVIFGDENSSAVTKERISITVAHELAHQWFGDLVTMKWWDDLWLNESFATFMSYKAVSATIKSIGAEDQFYENEFKNAMYYDQFRATHPISVKVSSPGQISSLFDSISYEKGASVLAMLENYLGEKHFREGLHNYLNSFKYSNAAKEDLWKSLEDESGKRGSSKEVKEMMKSWITKAGYPEVIVGPASLSSESNETLIRVSQKRFIMAGSHDSNSKGTWKIPIKYALVDKKKTSESLFILDRKEGSLKAIGIGAIKLNFGQKGIYRVYYEGELLSRIGELIRNKELSDIDAWGVLDDLYNYVRAGSIKLNIYLHFIERYAMDVGYPANNRIIDSLNSLYTVLYADNGADDVRVLLLDYLKKQFKRYSWDYTPTNNTDEIFKLNVICNLGMLGYAPVVKKARAYYKDLLKGKLGGLHGNLTFAVYSTVAFNGGKKEFDEMLGMYLREKVTEEKFKMLVSLGLFKDISLQEKALSISYSNNVRLQDSLQIPQVISGNITSNSLKHFIANPYGKKIIWRWIKENWSIIRNAYPENSSYWSGLLKVLETVSDPIVLEDVVDFFRTNKPSDVMRPQLAKSVEFMKANIKLFNEYRAKDTH, from the coding sequence ATGGCAGAAGTAACCAATTTATTGACCGGAAGTATAAAACCCATAAATTATAAACTTGTTTTTAAGCCGGATTTCAATAAATTTACTTATATGGGGGATGAGGAAATAGAGGTAAACATTTCCAAATCTACTGATAGAATAGCGGTTAATTGCAGGGAGATTGCAATCAAAGAAGCTATGGTTGAATCCGGAAAAAAATCCTACAGCGTAAAATTGAAATACAATAAGCTAAATGAGACTGTAGAACTGGGACTACCAAAAAAAATCAAGGGAGGCGCGGTAATAAAGATCAAATTCATAGGATCAAACAATGACAAAATGTATGGATTTTATAGGAGCTCTTATACTTATAATGGAAGGCAGGAGTATATGCTTTCTTCGCAATTTGAGGCAGGCGATGCAAGGGCAGCATTCCCTTGCTTTGATCAGCCAGACATGAAAGCTACCTTTGACATATCATTCCTTATACCTAAAGAATTTGATGCTATTTCAAATATGCCACAGAAATCGGTAGTTAATAAGGGAGCAAACAAGATTGTATCATTCAGGAGGACACCATTAATGTCAACTTACCTTGTCTATTTAGGGGTGGGAAAATTTGATTACGTGAATGGCAGCCTTGGCGACCTGCCTATAAGAGTTGTCACGCAGAAGGGAAAGAAGCCATATGCTTCTATGGCTCTCGAGTACTGCAGGAAATTCGTTGATTTCTACGCAAATTACTTTGGCATTCCTTACCCTATGCCAAAGCTTGACCTTATAACAGTACCAGACTTCTCTGCGGGCGCAATGGAGAATTGGGGGGCAATAACTTTCAGGGACACTGTTATATTTGGGGATGAAAATTCATCAGCGGTAACAAAGGAGCGCATATCAATCACAGTGGCACATGAATTGGCACACCAGTGGTTTGGGGACCTTGTTACTATGAAATGGTGGGACGATTTATGGCTAAACGAAAGCTTTGCCACGTTCATGAGTTATAAGGCTGTATCGGCAACAATAAAGTCTATAGGCGCTGAAGACCAATTTTATGAGAATGAATTTAAAAACGCAATGTACTATGACCAATTCAGGGCAACACACCCGATCAGCGTAAAGGTAAGCAGCCCGGGGCAGATAAGCTCCCTGTTTGATTCTATAAGCTATGAGAAGGGGGCGAGCGTTTTGGCTATGCTTGAGAACTACTTGGGGGAAAAGCATTTCAGGGAGGGGCTTCATAATTACCTTAACTCATTTAAATATTCAAACGCCGCCAAAGAAGACCTTTGGAAGTCTCTTGAAGATGAATCAGGTAAAAGGGGCAGTTCAAAGGAAGTCAAGGAAATGATGAAATCGTGGATAACAAAAGCGGGTTATCCCGAAGTGATTGTAGGTCCTGCAAGCTTATCCTCAGAGAGCAATGAAACACTCATAAGGGTGTCCCAAAAGCGGTTCATAATGGCTGGCAGCCATGATTCAAATAGCAAAGGCACTTGGAAAATTCCTATCAAATATGCTTTAGTAGACAAGAAAAAAACCTCAGAATCATTATTCATACTCGATAGAAAGGAAGGAAGCTTAAAGGCAATTGGTATAGGTGCCATAAAATTAAATTTCGGGCAAAAGGGCATATACCGGGTTTATTATGAAGGCGAACTTCTATCAAGGATAGGTGAATTAATAAGAAACAAGGAATTAAGTGATATTGACGCTTGGGGGGTATTGGATGACCTTTACAATTATGTCCGCGCTGGCAGTATAAAACTGAATATCTATCTGCACTTCATAGAGCGGTATGCAATGGATGTTGGATATCCGGCAAATAACCGCATAATAGATTCCTTGAACAGCCTGTACACTGTTCTTTACGCGGACAACGGAGCCGATGATGTGAGGGTGCTGCTTTTGGACTACCTAAAGAAGCAGTTCAAGAGGTATAGTTGGGATTACACACCTACCAATAATACAGATGAGATTTTTAAGCTGAACGTGATATGCAATCTTGGGATGCTTGGATATGCTCCTGTTGTAAAGAAGGCCAGAGCTTATTACAAGGATTTACTTAAAGGGAAATTGGGAGGTCTTCACGGGAACTTGACTTTTGCGGTATATTCCACAGTTGCCTTCAATGGAGGGAAAAAGGAATTTGATGAAATGCTTGGGATGTATCTAAGGGAAAAAGTGACTGAGGAGAAATTCAAGATGCTTGTTTCGTTGGGCTTGTTTAAGGATATTTCCCTGCAGGAGAAGGCACTTTCAATATCTTACTCTAATAATGTTAGGCTGCAGGATTCATTGCAGATACCCCAGGTAATTTCTGGCAATATAACCTCAAATTCACTCAAGCATTTCATAGCCAACCCCTATGGCAAAAAGATAATATGGAGGTGGATCAAGGAGAATTGGAGCATTATAAGAAATGCTTATCCGGAAAATTCCTCTTATTGGAGCGGGCTTCTCAAGGTGCTGGAAACAGTTTCAGATCCTATAGTGCTTGAAGATGTTGTCGACTTCTTCAGGACCAACAAGCCTTCCGATGTGATGAGGCCACAGCTAGCAAAATCTGTAGAATTCATGAAGGCAAACATAAAGCTGTTCAATGAATATAGGGCAAAGGATACGCATTGA
- a CDS encoding MFS transporter: protein MDTGNGTRLNKKKPTSKDESNYEEREDKLEKEEMEKESRYGKHYKWVALTNTTLGALMAAMNGSILLIALPAIFRGLNINPLVSSNFGLLLWLLLGYNVITAIFTVTIGRLSDMFGRVKLYNLGFLIFTIGSIALYISSLYITGVDGALSLILLRLFQGVGGAFLFANSTAILTDAFPHTMRGRAMGFNQIAAVGGGLIGLIVGGLLAAIDWHLVFLISIPFGIAGTLWAYLELHEIASIEKDQKFDIPGNVLFAAGIMLILLGLTYSIVGYNGNPTGWGNPFVYGTIIAGIVLMIPFAYIELKSKFPMFRLQLFKIKAFLFGNLSLLLAGIARGGLQFMLIIWLDGIWLPLHGVHFSKTPFDAAIDLIPFMMGFIIFGPISGYLSDRYGARLFSTLGMLINFVGFLALAALPADFSYILFAIITFSLGLGQGLFSAPNTTAIMNSVPENTRGSASGMRSTFTNISFMFSMALFFTILILGMSTELSTALYSGMVNAGIPANASMQISKLPPTAALFSAFLGYNPMKTLLPASVYSALPNSTKTEVTGLSFFPHLLSKPFMDGMKLVLYIGSGMALIAAIASALRGKRYIYGIEN from the coding sequence ATGGATACCGGCAATGGCACTCGCTTAAATAAAAAGAAACCTACTTCTAAAGACGAAAGTAATTACGAAGAAAGAGAGGACAAACTCGAAAAAGAGGAGATGGAAAAGGAGAGCAGGTATGGGAAGCACTACAAGTGGGTTGCATTGACTAACACTACATTGGGGGCCTTGATGGCTGCCATGAACGGATCCATACTATTAATTGCGTTGCCTGCAATATTCAGGGGATTGAACATAAATCCATTGGTGTCTTCAAACTTCGGCCTTCTGCTTTGGCTTTTGCTAGGATACAATGTGATAACTGCCATATTCACAGTTACAATAGGAAGGCTGTCTGATATGTTTGGAAGGGTGAAATTATACAACCTCGGATTCTTGATATTCACAATTGGATCAATAGCGCTTTACATATCCTCGCTTTACATTACTGGGGTTGATGGTGCATTGTCCCTTATATTATTGAGGCTATTCCAAGGAGTTGGAGGTGCTTTCTTGTTTGCAAATAGCACTGCGATACTTACCGATGCCTTCCCTCATACTATGAGGGGCAGGGCTATGGGTTTCAACCAGATTGCTGCAGTTGGGGGCGGCCTTATAGGCTTAATCGTAGGTGGGCTGCTAGCTGCAATTGACTGGCATCTTGTATTCTTGATAAGTATACCTTTTGGCATAGCCGGAACCCTATGGGCATACTTGGAGCTACATGAGATAGCTTCTATAGAAAAGGACCAGAAATTCGACATTCCTGGAAATGTGCTATTTGCAGCCGGAATAATGCTTATACTTTTGGGATTGACTTACTCCATAGTTGGTTACAATGGAAATCCCACAGGATGGGGCAATCCATTTGTATATGGAACCATAATAGCTGGCATAGTGCTTATGATACCTTTTGCCTATATAGAGCTGAAATCCAAGTTCCCTATGTTCAGGCTCCAGCTATTTAAGATTAAGGCATTCTTATTTGGTAACTTGAGCTTGCTTTTAGCAGGCATTGCAAGGGGAGGGTTGCAGTTCATGCTCATAATTTGGCTGGATGGCATATGGCTTCCACTTCATGGAGTTCATTTCAGCAAGACACCTTTTGATGCTGCAATAGACCTAATACCATTCATGATGGGATTCATAATCTTTGGCCCAATCTCCGGTTACCTTTCAGACAGGTATGGAGCGAGGTTATTCTCAACACTTGGAATGCTTATCAATTTCGTTGGGTTCTTGGCTTTGGCAGCATTGCCTGCGGACTTCAGTTACATTTTATTCGCAATCATAACGTTTTCGCTTGGATTGGGGCAGGGACTGTTCTCCGCTCCGAATACAACAGCTATAATGAATTCGGTGCCTGAAAATACAAGAGGGTCGGCATCGGGCATGAGATCCACATTCACGAATATATCTTTCATGTTCAGCATGGCACTGTTCTTCACTATACTGATCCTTGGCATGTCTACAGAGCTATCAACCGCACTTTACAGCGGGATGGTTAATGCAGGGATACCTGCAAATGCCTCCATGCAAATTTCAAAGCTTCCTCCCACCGCGGCTTTGTTCTCTGCATTCCTTGGGTATAATCCTATGAAGACGCTGCTTCCCGCAAGCGTTTACAGTGCATTGCCAAATTCGACTAAAACAGAAGTTACAGGACTTTCCTTCTTCCCACATCTGCTTTCAAAGCCGTTTATGGATGGTATGAAATTGGTCCTCTATATAGGTTCAGGGATGGCTCTTATAGCTGCAATAGCTTCGGCTTTAAGAGGAAAGCGCTATATTTATGGAATTGAGAATTGA
- a CDS encoding DUF2070 family protein, translated as MEKSEASKFKSYEGALSNVKVFSKSLPGTRTLLIISIIYSLLIGIISSSIAGHSIFLSNLGSVMASGVLVGIVALIVPFTMTIIAFKAMKRYVTLKYILFSSMISLLSYGVFVMLSVSIASLTGIAALGVLVILLGDAAIYAWWFFVSKILLNERKASALTSLIQPTLNLLFLIPVFKILLIPVLPLKILLVKLYFGIFVFLLIAYVIIYFIDSPIKKSLGYSGFDVFTQMLQDWLFNVNIMIPQPIMSNSPSYNVNTDTIVFKDPSGKVKGIFFVPNLHYGPMGTIGSSNFPYLLEKYSVGNYKATTIIMHPTVSDDYNAVSSSEYGKVKSALSQGVKSSIRLNFSDNSEFYEGGYKTAKVTLIKFGSFGIATFTRAPRVTEDIAPETATLFKSALQAYVKHPIMIDAHNARYESAPKKELESVKINSGIANDYIKAISSLHRISKGKLKAGFYSVNPASKINCGVDIAPGNMNISVLSFGKFKYCMIYFNANNVKPQFRESLVNHIRKKYGMYGEVYSTDTHFVNSFKLTASNVLGLHTKYSKELEKMVDQGIESAVEDMSECTIGHSSIKMKNFKIWGANGRDKIVTTLNSMIAIAKLAVPLVIIGGFFLAAWIIYVI; from the coding sequence ATGGAAAAATCTGAAGCTTCAAAATTTAAAAGCTACGAAGGGGCATTGAGCAATGTAAAGGTTTTCTCGAAGAGTTTGCCGGGAACTCGTACACTGCTTATTATTTCAATAATATACAGCTTGCTGATAGGAATCATATCCTCCTCAATTGCGGGGCACAGCATATTTTTGAGCAACTTGGGAAGCGTCATGGCAAGCGGAGTACTGGTTGGCATAGTCGCACTTATAGTGCCATTTACCATGACAATAATTGCATTTAAGGCAATGAAAAGGTATGTGACTTTGAAGTACATACTATTTTCTTCTATGATTTCTTTGCTTTCATATGGGGTATTTGTAATGCTATCGGTTTCAATAGCCTCATTGACAGGGATAGCTGCATTGGGCGTCCTTGTAATACTTTTAGGAGATGCTGCAATATACGCATGGTGGTTCTTTGTATCAAAGATACTACTTAATGAAAGGAAGGCATCGGCATTGACCTCACTGATACAGCCAACTTTGAACCTTCTTTTCCTTATTCCGGTATTTAAGATACTGCTTATACCGGTGCTTCCACTTAAGATACTCCTTGTGAAATTATACTTTGGGATATTTGTATTCCTTCTGATTGCATATGTGATAATTTACTTTATAGATTCGCCGATTAAAAAATCTCTTGGATACAGCGGATTTGATGTGTTTACTCAAATGCTTCAGGATTGGCTATTTAATGTTAATATAATGATTCCACAGCCTATCATGAGCAACTCGCCAAGTTATAATGTAAATACCGACACCATCGTGTTCAAGGACCCTTCTGGCAAGGTTAAAGGCATATTTTTTGTGCCGAATTTGCATTATGGACCTATGGGCACTATAGGTAGTAGCAATTTCCCTTACCTGCTGGAAAAGTATTCGGTAGGGAATTATAAGGCAACTACAATTATAATGCACCCGACTGTAAGCGATGATTATAATGCAGTGTCAAGCAGCGAATACGGAAAGGTAAAATCCGCATTGTCGCAAGGAGTTAAATCCTCCATCAGGCTTAATTTTTCAGATAACTCTGAATTTTATGAGGGAGGTTATAAAACTGCAAAGGTTACACTCATCAAATTTGGGTCTTTTGGTATAGCGACCTTTACGCGCGCTCCAAGGGTAACAGAGGATATAGCACCTGAGACAGCAACATTGTTTAAAAGTGCTTTACAGGCATATGTTAAACATCCTATTATGATTGATGCACATAATGCGAGGTATGAATCTGCCCCAAAGAAGGAATTGGAATCTGTGAAGATAAATTCGGGAATCGCAAACGATTACATTAAAGCTATATCGTCTTTGCACAGGATAAGCAAAGGAAAGCTTAAGGCAGGGTTTTATTCGGTGAACCCTGCATCAAAAATTAACTGCGGTGTGGATATAGCTCCGGGAAACATGAATATATCTGTGCTTTCTTTTGGCAAATTCAAGTACTGCATGATATATTTTAATGCAAACAATGTAAAACCACAGTTTAGGGAATCACTGGTTAACCACATCCGGAAGAAATACGGGATGTATGGTGAAGTGTATTCTACTGATACACATTTTGTAAACTCTTTCAAGCTTACGGCCAGCAATGTCTTAGGTCTGCACACAAAGTACTCAAAAGAGCTTGAAAAGATGGTAGATCAAGGCATAGAGTCTGCAGTTGAGGACATGTCGGAATGCACCATAGGGCATTCCAGCATAAAGATGAAAAACTTCAAGATATGGGGTGCAAATGGAAGAGACAAGATAGTTACAACCCTAAATTCAATGATAGCAATAGCAAAATTGGCAGTACCTCTTGTAATAATAGGAGGGTTCTTTTTGGCTGCATGGATAATATACGTAATTTAG
- a CDS encoding peptidylprolyl isomerase, with product MPDKIRCSHILVDKESTAKEVLEKLKGGEDFSKLASEYSLDGSRRRGGDLGYFGRGMMVKEFENAAFNLKKGEVSGIIKTQFGYHIIKRTD from the coding sequence ATGCCTGATAAAATAAGATGCTCACACATACTAGTTGATAAGGAGTCAACAGCAAAGGAAGTTCTTGAAAAGCTAAAAGGCGGGGAGGACTTCTCAAAACTTGCTTCCGAATACTCACTTGACGGCTCAAGAAGAAGGGGTGGAGACCTTGGATATTTCGGGAGGGGTATGATGGTAAAAGAATTCGAAAATGCTGCCTTCAATCTTAAGAAAGGGGAGGTTTCAGGGATAATAAAGACGCAGTTCGGCTATCACATAATAAAGCGCACTGATTGA
- a CDS encoding APC family permease has translation MAENNPSNNTADNNGNLGINPVSASDSPSQANTVETSSQGGEIFNGNINKISKELDKDKKSNDKAAASAANGAASSQAKGDKEEEDDKEKKKLGFKETFFLAFGGQAPFISLLTFGTVMISMVGVAGAFAMIIATFVVLINGLVVYVMSSKFKRGGGYYIYAFYSLTSKLGLETGWSYFLYSLAYGGALLVGGAYVLFTFTGINQTFLALVVAVIASAFVLKGIKISAKYAMVMSIIEITVIIALSIFFLNTSHWHFYDPISFPALLFTAVIFGLGIPTGYGSIAPLSSDIKDSTRTIGKASISVLLVGGFIAAFFFYSLGALSFTGNVIELMAVKFGIIGAILIGFIALNDGTLGGMAYMIANSRTFSAMSSDKKFPTIFSININDKPILSEIFIVMVFVIVIVSVTQFIGLYAAFIALGALAGLTNLVVHISAGISLARISIKKLHKRIVEFGIGFLASLLSFIVLVFSLPGIDKYTVYLFFGWIILGFLYSEALDMANDVTDDS, from the coding sequence ATGGCAGAAAACAACCCATCTAATAATACGGCAGACAATAATGGCAATTTAGGAATAAATCCTGTTTCTGCTTCTGATAGCCCAAGCCAAGCTAATACTGTAGAGACATCCAGCCAAGGCGGCGAGATATTCAATGGCAATATAAATAAAATAAGCAAGGAGCTTGACAAGGACAAGAAATCTAATGACAAAGCGGCAGCTAGCGCAGCAAATGGTGCTGCCAGCAGCCAAGCAAAAGGTGACAAGGAGGAGGAAGACGATAAAGAGAAGAAAAAGTTGGGCTTCAAAGAAACCTTCTTCCTTGCATTCGGAGGGCAGGCCCCTTTCATATCATTGCTTACATTTGGCACTGTAATGATAAGCATGGTGGGAGTAGCAGGAGCGTTTGCCATGATAATAGCAACCTTTGTAGTGCTGATAAACGGGCTTGTTGTATATGTGATGTCAAGCAAGTTCAAAAGAGGGGGTGGATATTATATATATGCGTTCTATTCACTGACATCAAAGCTTGGGCTGGAGACAGGATGGAGCTATTTTCTGTACTCTCTGGCTTACGGAGGTGCTCTTTTAGTTGGGGGTGCATATGTACTTTTTACATTTACAGGGATCAACCAAACCTTCCTTGCGTTGGTTGTTGCAGTAATAGCATCCGCATTTGTCTTAAAAGGGATAAAGATATCCGCAAAATACGCAATGGTAATGTCAATAATAGAAATAACGGTAATAATTGCGCTTTCGATATTTTTCCTAAATACATCGCATTGGCACTTCTACGACCCTATAAGCTTCCCAGCATTGCTGTTTACAGCCGTTATATTCGGTTTGGGCATACCTACAGGATACGGGTCTATTGCCCCATTAAGCAGTGACATAAAAGATTCGACTAGGACAATAGGAAAGGCCTCAATATCTGTTCTCTTGGTCGGGGGTTTCATAGCAGCATTTTTCTTCTACTCCTTGGGTGCATTGAGCTTTACAGGGAATGTAATAGAGCTCATGGCAGTCAAGTTCGGCATAATCGGTGCGATACTCATAGGCTTCATAGCATTGAACGATGGCACTCTTGGAGGGATGGCCTACATGATAGCGAACTCCAGGACTTTCAGCGCGATGAGCTCTGACAAGAAATTCCCTACTATATTCTCAATCAATATAAATGACAAGCCCATACTGTCTGAGATATTCATAGTGATGGTCTTTGTAATCGTAATAGTATCGGTGACGCAGTTCATAGGGCTGTATGCCGCTTTCATAGCCCTTGGTGCACTTGCAGGATTGACTAACTTGGTTGTTCATATATCAGCGGGTATATCATTGGCTAGGATATCAATAAAGAAGCTGCACAAGCGTATTGTGGAGTTTGGTATAGGTTTTCTCGCAAGCCTTTTATCGTTCATAGTTTTAGTATTCTCATTGCCTGGAATAGACAAGTACACGGTTTACCTGTTCTTTGGGTGGATAATACTAGGATTCCTTTACAGCGAGGCCTTGGATATGGCAAATGATGTAACTGATGATAGTTGA
- a CDS encoding 8-oxo-dGTP diphosphatase translates to MDDLHKKYDTSKLRQVSLSLIWDERKILLAMKKRGFGEGLWNGYGGKQKESETIEETAIRETNEEIGINSTEIEQVGTLSFFFEGVPSDQNWNQKAVIFRINKWVGDPVESEEMKPKWFDISDIPYDKMWPDDRIWLPKILKGMKLECIFVFDADKRLKESNIKVL, encoded by the coding sequence ATGGATGATCTTCATAAAAAGTACGATACTTCAAAGCTAAGGCAGGTCAGCCTCTCATTGATATGGGATGAAAGAAAGATACTGCTTGCAATGAAAAAAAGAGGGTTTGGAGAAGGCCTTTGGAATGGGTATGGAGGAAAGCAGAAAGAAAGTGAGACAATAGAGGAAACAGCAATCAGAGAAACCAATGAGGAGATAGGAATAAACTCTACAGAGATTGAACAAGTAGGAACTTTAAGCTTCTTTTTTGAGGGGGTCCCATCGGACCAGAACTGGAACCAGAAAGCAGTCATATTCAGGATTAACAAATGGGTCGGTGATCCTGTTGAAAGTGAGGAGATGAAACCCAAATGGTTTGATATAAGCGATATACCCTATGACAAGATGTGGCCGGATGACAGGATTTGGCTTCCCAAAATTCTGAAGGGCATGAAATTAGAATGCATTTTTGTATTTGACGCAGATAAGAGATTGAAGGAATCGAATATCAAGGTGCTATAA
- a CDS encoding MFS transporter, which translates to MNWSKEDTILAVIVIGTLMASIDSTIVLLAFPAMTQALHSTISTIIWVILIYMIVVAVFSTQFGRIGDIYGRSKMFNLGFVIFTIASFLCGIAPTDITLIIFRAVQAIGGALIASNSSAIIADTFERHKIGRAYGFTGMSWNIGALLGILLGGVITTYIGYRYIFFINVPIGIVAVILGLKYVKDKNKTNDKLDLYGMAALGIAIALISYAGINYASVGLNSLNVVMLVIGIISTIIFVIIDRKIKMPTINFSMFKNKIFKNSLLASLFQGLGFMGVTFLLIMYLQGVRGYSPLYASLVLFPGYVVSGVLAPYMGKYSDKFGARILSTIGIMFMVLGVLFYLLVLGVTTPIYYVVIGTIITGLGGAMFWPANNSAVMANVSGELRGSASGTLRLFSSLGLIGSFIIAFVAAASAVPRYLAFEIFAGTSKVIGGIGKGFVAGMHVAFIALIAMLIIAGIFSFAIGKENRMEKLHHPGETGTYAKSRNLSAETER; encoded by the coding sequence ATGAACTGGTCAAAGGAAGATACTATACTCGCCGTAATAGTCATAGGCACGCTTATGGCGTCAATAGATTCTACTATCGTGCTTCTTGCGTTTCCAGCGATGACGCAGGCACTGCATTCTACAATATCAACCATAATATGGGTAATACTAATATACATGATTGTTGTCGCAGTATTCTCAACGCAGTTTGGCAGGATAGGAGATATATACGGAAGGAGCAAGATGTTCAATCTTGGATTCGTAATATTCACTATTGCGTCATTCCTCTGCGGGATAGCCCCAACAGATATAACACTTATAATATTCAGGGCTGTTCAAGCAATAGGGGGAGCATTGATAGCATCGAACAGCAGCGCCATAATAGCCGATACATTCGAGAGGCACAAGATAGGAAGGGCGTATGGATTCACAGGGATGAGCTGGAACATAGGGGCCCTTCTTGGAATACTGCTTGGAGGTGTTATAACAACATACATAGGATACCGCTACATATTCTTCATAAACGTGCCTATAGGGATAGTTGCGGTAATACTTGGCCTTAAGTACGTAAAGGACAAGAATAAAACAAATGACAAGTTGGATCTGTACGGGATGGCAGCATTGGGAATTGCGATAGCCCTGATATCATATGCAGGTATAAACTACGCTTCGGTCGGGTTAAACTCTTTGAATGTGGTAATGCTGGTTATAGGAATAATATCAACCATTATATTTGTGATTATAGATAGGAAAATAAAGATGCCGACAATAAATTTCAGCATGTTCAAGAACAAGATATTCAAGAATTCTCTGCTCGCATCATTATTCCAGGGCCTTGGGTTTATGGGAGTGACATTTCTTCTTATAATGTACCTGCAAGGGGTGCGCGGATACTCGCCTCTATACGCCTCGCTTGTCCTGTTCCCGGGTTATGTTGTCAGTGGTGTACTCGCACCTTATATGGGAAAGTACTCGGACAAGTTCGGTGCCAGAATTCTGTCAACAATAGGAATCATGTTTATGGTATTGGGTGTACTGTTCTACCTGCTGGTACTTGGTGTCACAACACCGATATACTACGTTGTGATAGGCACTATAATAACAGGATTAGGAGGTGCCATGTTCTGGCCTGCAAATAACAGCGCGGTGATGGCAAATGTTTCCGGAGAGCTGAGAGGATCTGCTTCTGGGACACTTAGGCTGTTCAGCAGCTTGGGTTTAATAGGCAGCTTTATAATAGCTTTTGTGGCAGCCGCATCAGCCGTTCCAAGGTATCTTGCGTTTGAGATATTTGCAGGCACATCAAAGGTCATTGGAGGGATAGGCAAAGGCTTTGTTGCAGGAATGCATGTCGCATTCATAGCATTGATTGCAATGCTCATAATTGCAGGAATATTTTCTTTTGCAATAGGTAAAGAGAACAGGATGGAAAAGTTGCACCATCCAGGAGAGACAGGAACTTATGCAAAATCCAGAAATCTGTCAGCAGAAACAGAGCGATAA